From Streptomyces sp. TLI_053, a single genomic window includes:
- a CDS encoding ABC transporter substrate-binding protein has protein sequence MPVATRARWVLAAATSVALVASGCSSSSDGSSGSSDTSKTFSYQSSEPQNPLQPANANETGGGRIIQNLFKGLVDYDPSNAKIRMQVADKIDTSDSQTFTITLKDGWTFHDGTPVHAKNFVDAWNWAATTANNQINSTWFSDIEGYQDVHPASGQPATNKMSGLTVVDDLHFTVKLSGKVSYFEYKLGYIAFSPLPDAFFNDPAGYGQKPVGNGPYQFVSWDHNQQLVTKAYPGYQGVDKPKNGGVVFKMYSTAEAAYADLQSNNLDVMDQVPPSALATYKTDLGDRAVDSPQGAIQNIGFTLYQADWASPDKAKVRQGLSMAIDRDTITKTVLQGSRKPATAWVAEGVEGYKDGQCGQFCTFNAAQAKQLVTEGGGVPGNRLTITYNADGGHKEWVDAVCNSIRQSTGVDCVGDPRPDFKTARAAITGHQINGAFRTGWVQDYPLNANFLADVYRTGAASNDFGYSNPQFDQLSTQADQAASVADSVTGYQQAEAVLAGGMPAIPLWYYRTNSGYSTKVQNVKFDSFGNPAWTQVEVKG, from the coding sequence ATGCCCGTGGCCACCCGTGCTCGATGGGTCCTCGCCGCAGCGACGTCCGTGGCCCTGGTGGCCAGCGGGTGCAGCAGCAGCAGCGACGGCAGCAGCGGCTCGTCGGACACCAGCAAGACCTTCAGTTACCAGAGCAGTGAGCCGCAGAACCCGCTGCAGCCGGCCAACGCCAACGAGACCGGCGGCGGACGCATCATCCAGAACCTCTTCAAGGGGCTGGTCGACTACGACCCCTCGAACGCGAAGATCCGGATGCAGGTCGCGGACAAGATCGACACCAGTGACTCGCAGACCTTCACCATCACGCTGAAGGACGGCTGGACCTTCCACGACGGCACCCCGGTGCACGCCAAGAACTTCGTGGACGCCTGGAACTGGGCCGCGACCACCGCGAACAACCAGATCAACAGCACCTGGTTCTCCGACATCGAGGGCTACCAGGACGTCCACCCGGCGAGCGGCCAGCCGGCCACCAACAAGATGTCCGGGCTCACCGTCGTCGACGACCTGCACTTCACGGTCAAGCTGAGCGGCAAGGTCTCGTACTTCGAGTACAAGCTCGGCTACATCGCCTTCTCCCCGCTGCCGGACGCCTTCTTCAACGACCCCGCCGGGTACGGGCAGAAGCCGGTCGGCAACGGCCCCTACCAGTTCGTCAGCTGGGACCACAACCAGCAGCTGGTCACCAAGGCGTACCCGGGCTACCAGGGCGTGGACAAGCCGAAGAACGGCGGCGTCGTCTTCAAGATGTACAGCACCGCCGAGGCCGCCTACGCCGACCTCCAGTCCAACAACCTGGACGTGATGGACCAGGTGCCGCCCTCCGCCCTGGCCACCTACAAGACCGACCTGGGGGACCGGGCGGTCGACTCGCCGCAGGGCGCCATCCAGAACATCGGCTTCACGCTCTACCAGGCGGACTGGGCCTCCCCGGACAAGGCGAAGGTCCGGCAGGGCCTGTCGATGGCGATCGACCGCGACACCATCACCAAGACGGTGCTCCAGGGCTCGCGCAAGCCGGCCACCGCCTGGGTGGCCGAGGGCGTCGAGGGCTACAAGGACGGCCAGTGCGGCCAGTTCTGCACCTTCAACGCGGCCCAGGCCAAGCAGCTGGTCACCGAGGGCGGCGGCGTCCCCGGCAACCGGCTGACCATCACCTACAACGCCGACGGCGGCCACAAGGAGTGGGTCGACGCGGTCTGCAACTCGATCCGGCAGAGCACCGGCGTGGACTGCGTGGGCGACCCCCGGCCCGACTTCAAGACCGCCCGCGCGGCGATCACCGGCCACCAGATCAACGGCGCCTTCCGCACCGGCTGGGTCCAGGACTACCCGCTGAACGCCAACTTCCTGGCCGACGTCTACCGCACCGGCGCCGCGTCCAACGACTTCGGCTACAGCAACCCGCAGTTCGACCAGCTCTCCACCCAGGCCGACCAGGCCGCCAGCGTGGCCGACTCGGTGACCGGCTACCAGCAGGCCGAGGCCGTGCTGGCCGGCGGCATGCCGGCCATCCCGCTCTGGTACTACCGCACCAACTCGGGCTACTCCACCAAGGTCCAGAACGTGAAGTTCGACTCCTTCGGCAACCCGGCCTGGACCCAGGTCGAGGTCAAGGGCTGA
- a CDS encoding dipeptide ABC transporter ATP-binding protein: MAEPILEVKDLVKHYPLTQGILFKKQVGAVKAVDGVSFDLARGETLGIVGESGCGKSTLAKVLMNLERATSGQVLFKGEDISKLSGAGLKAVRRNIQMVFQDPYTSLNPRMTVGDIIGEPFEIHPEVAPKGDRRKAVQDLLDVVGLNPEYINRYPHQFSGGQRQRIGIARGLALKPEIIICDEPVSALDVSVQAQVINLLEQLQNEFELSYMFIAHDLSIVRHISDRVGVMYLGKMVEIGTDEEIYENATHPYTQALLSAVPVPDPTARESRDRIILTGDIPSPANPPSGCRFRTRCWKAEERCSTEVPLLAVPEVLSGAAKHESACHFAEVREPAAA, translated from the coding sequence ATGGCTGAGCCCATCCTGGAGGTCAAGGACCTGGTCAAGCACTACCCGCTGACCCAGGGCATCCTGTTCAAGAAGCAGGTCGGCGCCGTCAAGGCCGTCGACGGCGTCTCCTTCGACCTGGCGAGGGGCGAGACCCTCGGCATCGTCGGTGAGTCCGGCTGTGGCAAGTCCACGCTGGCCAAGGTGCTGATGAACCTGGAGCGGGCCACCTCCGGCCAGGTCCTGTTCAAGGGCGAGGACATCTCCAAGCTGTCCGGTGCCGGCCTGAAGGCCGTCCGCCGGAACATCCAGATGGTGTTCCAGGACCCGTACACCTCGCTGAACCCGCGGATGACGGTCGGCGACATCATCGGCGAGCCGTTCGAGATCCACCCCGAGGTGGCGCCGAAGGGCGACCGCCGCAAGGCGGTGCAGGACCTGCTCGACGTCGTCGGTCTGAACCCGGAGTACATCAACCGGTACCCGCACCAGTTCTCCGGCGGTCAGCGCCAGCGCATCGGCATCGCCCGCGGTCTGGCGCTCAAGCCCGAGATCATCATCTGCGACGAGCCGGTCTCGGCCCTCGACGTCTCGGTCCAGGCCCAGGTGATCAACCTGCTGGAGCAGCTGCAGAACGAGTTCGAGCTCTCCTACATGTTCATCGCCCACGACCTCTCCATCGTCCGGCACATCTCCGACCGCGTCGGCGTGATGTACCTCGGCAAGATGGTCGAGATCGGCACGGACGAGGAGATCTACGAGAACGCCACCCACCCGTACACCCAGGCGCTGCTGTCCGCGGTGCCGGTGCCGGACCCGACGGCCCGTGAGTCCCGCGACCGGATCATCCTGACCGGTGACATCCCCTCGCCGGCCAACCCGCCGTCCGGCTGCCGCTTCCGCACCCGCTGCTGGAAGGCGGAGGAGCGCTGCTCGACCGAGGTCCCGCTGCTGGCGGTGCCCGAGGTGCTGAGCGGTGCGGCCAAGCACGAGTCGGCCTGCCACTTCGCGGAGGTGCGGGAGCCGGCCGCGGCCTGA
- a CDS encoding ABC transporter ATP-binding protein, with product MTTVIEKNQKNGRLEVGTPLLEVKDLHVEFHTRDGVAKAVNGVNYSVAAGETLAVLGESGSGKSVTAQTIMGILDMPPGKISQGQILFRGQDMLAMSEEDRRQIRGQKIAMIFQDALSSLNPVMTVGAQLGEMFRVHRGASKKEAREKAIELMERVRIPAARQRVGDYPHQFSGGMRQRIMIAMALSMEPDLIIADEPTTALDVTVQAQVMDLLAELQAEYNMGLILITHDLGVVADVADKIAVMYAGRIVETAPVHELYANPAHPYTKGLLRSIPRLDQKGQELYAIKGLPPNLLKVPAGCAFNPRCDVATDVCRTDIPKLHQVTDKDGKELTGRRSACHLWKETLHG from the coding sequence ATGACCACCGTGATCGAGAAGAACCAGAAGAACGGCCGCCTGGAGGTTGGCACCCCGCTGCTGGAGGTCAAGGACCTCCACGTGGAGTTCCACACTCGGGACGGCGTCGCGAAGGCCGTGAACGGAGTCAACTACTCCGTGGCCGCCGGTGAGACGCTGGCGGTGCTCGGCGAGTCCGGCTCCGGCAAGTCGGTGACCGCCCAGACCATCATGGGCATCCTCGACATGCCGCCGGGCAAGATCAGCCAGGGCCAGATCCTCTTCCGCGGGCAGGACATGCTCGCGATGAGCGAGGAGGACCGCCGGCAGATCCGCGGCCAGAAGATCGCGATGATCTTCCAGGACGCGCTGTCCTCGCTGAACCCGGTGATGACCGTCGGCGCCCAGCTCGGCGAGATGTTCCGGGTGCACCGCGGCGCCTCCAAGAAGGAGGCCCGGGAGAAGGCCATCGAGCTGATGGAGCGGGTCCGCATCCCCGCCGCCAGGCAGCGCGTCGGCGACTACCCGCACCAGTTCTCCGGCGGTATGCGCCAGCGCATCATGATCGCCATGGCGCTCTCCATGGAGCCCGACCTGATCATCGCGGACGAGCCGACCACCGCGCTGGACGTCACCGTCCAGGCCCAGGTGATGGACCTGCTCGCGGAGCTGCAGGCCGAGTACAACATGGGCCTGATCCTGATCACCCACGACCTCGGCGTGGTCGCCGACGTCGCGGACAAGATCGCCGTGATGTACGCCGGCCGGATCGTCGAGACCGCCCCCGTGCACGAGCTGTACGCCAACCCGGCGCACCCGTACACCAAGGGCCTGCTCCGCTCGATCCCGCGCCTGGACCAGAAGGGCCAGGAGCTGTACGCGATCAAGGGCCTGCCCCCGAACCTGCTCAAGGTCCCGGCCGGCTGCGCGTTCAACCCCCGCTGTGACGTCGCCACCGACGTGTGCCGCACGGACATCCCGAAGCTGCACCAGGTGACCGACAAGGACGGCAAGGAGCTCACCGGCCGCCGCAGCGCGTGCCACCTCTGGAAGGAGACCCTCCATGGCTGA
- a CDS encoding ABC transporter permease, producing the protein MSETITKGAEAPSGDNTPKSSPEKKQKPERVASLWSDALRDLRRNPVFIIGAALVSFLIILAVVPGWFTDGSPFDNNACDLADSLKRPSAEHWFGFDVQGCDIYTRTVWGARNSIIVGVLTTSMVTLVGALLGLLAGWKGGIVDSILSRFTEIFFSIPLLLGGMLIMSMLGKGNAWTVSVVMTVLGWPQIFRIMRASVLANKNNDYVMAARALGAGAGRITFRHILPNAIAPVIVVSAISLGVYIGAEAALSYLGIGVQPPEISWGLMISDASVRFLDAPHVLLFPSAVLSVTVLAFIMLGDAVRDALDPKLR; encoded by the coding sequence ATGAGTGAGACCATCACCAAGGGCGCCGAGGCCCCTTCCGGGGACAACACCCCCAAGTCCTCGCCGGAGAAGAAGCAGAAGCCGGAGCGCGTCGCCAGCCTCTGGTCGGACGCTCTGCGCGACCTGCGCCGCAACCCGGTCTTCATCATCGGCGCAGCGCTGGTGTCCTTCCTGATCATCCTGGCCGTCGTGCCGGGCTGGTTCACGGACGGGAGCCCGTTCGACAACAACGCCTGCGACCTGGCCGACTCGCTGAAGCGCCCGAGCGCCGAGCACTGGTTCGGCTTCGACGTCCAGGGCTGCGACATCTACACCCGCACGGTGTGGGGCGCCCGCAACTCGATCATCGTCGGCGTGCTGACCACCTCGATGGTCACGCTGGTCGGTGCCCTGCTCGGCCTGCTGGCCGGCTGGAAGGGCGGGATCGTCGACTCGATCCTGTCCCGCTTCACCGAGATCTTCTTCTCGATCCCGCTGCTGCTCGGCGGCATGCTGATCATGTCGATGCTCGGCAAGGGCAACGCCTGGACCGTCTCGGTCGTCATGACCGTGCTCGGCTGGCCGCAGATCTTCCGCATCATGCGCGCCTCGGTGCTGGCCAACAAGAACAACGACTACGTGATGGCCGCCCGCGCCCTCGGCGCCGGCGCCGGCCGGATCACCTTCCGGCACATCCTGCCGAACGCCATCGCGCCGGTGATCGTCGTGTCCGCGATCTCGCTGGGTGTCTACATCGGCGCCGAGGCCGCCCTGTCCTACCTGGGCATCGGCGTCCAGCCGCCGGAGATCTCCTGGGGCCTGATGATCAGTGACGCGTCGGTCCGCTTCCTCGACGCGCCGCACGTCCTGCTCTTCCCGTCGGCCGTACTGAGCGTCACCGTTCTGGCCTTCATCATGCTCGGCGACGCGGTCCGCGACGCCCTCGACCCGAAGCTCCGCTGA
- a CDS encoding ABC transporter permease: MGRYVIRRLIQAIPVLIGATFLIYWLCFSLPGDPVQALAGEKKADPIVAEMIRQKYHLNDPFLLQYWNYITGVFQGNLGESLTGRQVSDMISEAFPFTVNLAIVAFVIEAIIGVLAGVMAALRKGKFLDQLVLISTLFVISIPVFVTGFVLQLVLGVKLKNDYGIEIFSVSFNEEDGLRGYLLPAFVLASTSLAYVARLTRTSLMETMRADYVRTAVAKGLKKRRVIGRHALRNALIPIVTFLGADLGGLMGGAVITEKIFNIHGIGGLLAQAVYQKQGTIIVGVVTLLVMIYLVTTLLVDMLYAVLDPRIRYE, translated from the coding sequence ATGGGCCGCTATGTGATCCGCCGACTGATACAGGCGATCCCTGTTCTGATCGGCGCGACGTTCCTGATCTACTGGCTGTGCTTCAGCCTGCCCGGCGACCCGGTGCAGGCGCTGGCCGGTGAGAAGAAGGCCGACCCGATCGTGGCGGAGATGATCCGCCAGAAGTACCACCTGAACGACCCGTTCCTGCTCCAGTACTGGAACTACATCACGGGCGTCTTCCAGGGGAACCTGGGCGAGAGCCTGACGGGTCGCCAGGTGAGCGACATGATCAGCGAGGCGTTCCCGTTCACCGTCAACCTCGCCATCGTGGCTTTCGTCATCGAGGCGATCATCGGTGTGCTGGCGGGCGTCATGGCGGCCCTGCGCAAGGGCAAGTTCCTGGACCAGCTGGTCCTCATCAGCACGCTGTTCGTGATCTCGATCCCGGTCTTCGTCACCGGCTTCGTGCTCCAGCTCGTCCTCGGCGTCAAGCTGAAGAACGACTACGGCATCGAGATCTTCTCCGTCTCGTTCAACGAGGAGGACGGGCTGCGCGGCTACCTGCTGCCGGCCTTCGTCCTGGCCTCGACCTCGCTCGCGTACGTGGCCCGACTGACCCGCACCAGCCTGATGGAGACCATGCGCGCGGACTACGTCCGCACCGCGGTCGCCAAGGGTCTGAAGAAGCGCCGGGTCATCGGTCGGCACGCCCTGCGCAACGCCCTGATCCCGATCGTCACCTTCCTCGGTGCCGACCTCGGCGGTCTGATGGGCGGCGCGGTCATCACCGAGAAGATCTTCAACATCCACGGCATCGGCGGTCTGCTCGCCCAGGCCGTGTACCAGAAGCAGGGCACCATCATCGTCGGCGTCGTCACGCTGCTGGTGATGATCTACCTGGTCACCACCCTGCTCGTGGACATGCTGTACGCCGTGCTCGACCCGAGGATCCGCTATGAGTGA
- a CDS encoding ABC transporter substrate-binding protein, with protein sequence MRGATQTKWLVAATAIALAATACSTSSKSSDKAASGGGTIAVQLGEPQHGLIPQNTAESEGAEVLGALFAGLIEYDSKTNEPKLRVAESIESPDSKLWTIKLKDGYTFHNGEKVTAQSFVDAWNWGANQDNAAEGLPFFAKIEGSADLAPGKDKKPTTDKLKGLTVVDDKTFTVALSAPFSQFKTMLGYNAFYPLPKAFFQDKKTFEEAPIGNGPFQMDGKWEHNQQIKVKRYDNFPASDGKAKLQGVTFKIYDKLETAYNDLRADNIQATDKLPISAMGTVKGEFGDRYIYKPESGVGYIGFPIATNPATYGKPEVRKAISMAIDREAITKTIFSGTRVPADDFVNPLIPGYRKGAMGDAAKYDPAKAKALWDSVGGVPNNTIELGYNADGGHKEWIEAVANQLKKNLGVEVTTKPFEKFGKILDALGEKQYSGAFRMAWSMDYPSIENYERPIFSKVAIENGSNYGGYVNEKFESLLDQADQAKSPEEGLKLYQQADDVLIEDLPYIPVYTYMSSAAYSKKIKNFDTDAQGRMNLDEVELAG encoded by the coding sequence ATGCGTGGTGCAACCCAGACCAAGTGGCTCGTGGCAGCGACCGCGATCGCTCTCGCGGCGACCGCCTGCAGCACCAGCTCGAAGAGCAGCGACAAGGCTGCCTCCGGCGGCGGCACCATCGCCGTTCAGCTCGGTGAGCCGCAGCACGGCCTGATCCCGCAGAACACCGCGGAGTCCGAGGGTGCCGAGGTCCTGGGCGCGCTGTTCGCCGGCCTCATCGAGTACGACAGCAAGACCAACGAGCCGAAGCTCCGCGTCGCCGAGTCGATCGAGTCTCCCGACAGCAAGCTGTGGACGATCAAGCTGAAGGACGGCTACACCTTCCACAACGGCGAGAAGGTCACCGCGCAGTCCTTCGTGGACGCCTGGAACTGGGGCGCCAACCAGGACAACGCCGCCGAGGGCCTGCCGTTCTTCGCGAAGATCGAGGGCTCCGCGGACCTGGCCCCGGGCAAGGACAAGAAGCCGACCACCGACAAGCTCAAGGGCCTGACGGTCGTCGACGACAAGACCTTCACGGTCGCGCTGAGCGCCCCGTTCTCCCAGTTCAAGACCATGCTGGGCTACAACGCGTTCTACCCGCTGCCGAAGGCCTTCTTCCAGGACAAGAAGACCTTCGAAGAGGCCCCCATCGGCAACGGCCCGTTCCAGATGGACGGCAAGTGGGAGCACAACCAGCAGATCAAGGTCAAGCGCTACGACAACTTCCCGGCCTCCGACGGCAAGGCGAAGCTGCAGGGCGTCACCTTCAAGATCTACGACAAGCTGGAGACGGCGTACAACGACCTGCGCGCCGACAACATCCAGGCGACCGACAAGCTCCCGATCTCGGCCATGGGCACGGTCAAGGGCGAGTTCGGCGACCGCTACATCTACAAGCCGGAGTCCGGCGTCGGCTACATCGGCTTCCCGATCGCCACCAACCCGGCCACCTACGGCAAGCCCGAGGTCCGCAAGGCGATCTCGATGGCGATCGACCGCGAGGCGATCACCAAGACCATCTTCTCGGGCACCCGCGTCCCGGCCGACGACTTCGTCAACCCGCTGATCCCGGGCTACCGCAAGGGCGCCATGGGCGACGCGGCGAAGTACGACCCGGCCAAGGCCAAGGCGCTGTGGGACTCGGTCGGTGGCGTCCCGAACAACACCATCGAGCTGGGTTACAACGCCGATGGTGGCCACAAGGAGTGGATCGAGGCCGTCGCCAACCAGCTGAAGAAGAACCTGGGCGTCGAGGTCACCACCAAGCCGTTCGAGAAGTTCGGCAAGATCCTGGACGCGCTGGGCGAGAAGCAGTACTCCGGTGCCTTCCGCATGGCGTGGTCGATGGACTACCCGTCGATCGAGAACTACGAGCGTCCGATCTTCTCGAAGGTCGCGATCGAGAACGGCTCGAACTACGGCGGCTACGTCAACGAGAAGTTCGAGTCGCTGCTGGACCAGGCCGACCAGGCGAAGAGCCCGGAGGAGGGTCTGAAGCTGTACCAGCAGGCCGATGACGTCCTCATCGAGGACCTGCCGTACATCCCGGTCTACACCTACATGTCGTCCGCGGCGTACAGCAAGAAGATCAAGAACTTCGACACCGACGCCCAGGGTCGCATGAACCTGGACGAGGTCGAGCTCGCCGGCTGA
- the typA gene encoding translational GTPase TypA: MPTRNDIRNVAIVAHVDHGKTTLVDAMLKQAGAFAAHQHLDDRMMDSNDLEREKGITILAKNTAVKYHPKEGGAPITINIIDTPGHADFGGEVERGLSMVDAVVLLVDASEGPLPQTRFVLRKALTAKLPVILCINKTDRPDSRIDEVINETYDLFLDLDATEDQIEFPIVYACARDGVASMTKPENGTVPADSDSLEPFFSTILEHVPAPTYDEDAPLQAHVTNLDADNFLGRIALCRVEQGELRKGQQVAWMKRDGSVQQVKITELLMTEALTRKPAEVAGPGDICAVAGIPEIMIGETLADLENPVALPLITVDEPAISMVIGTNTSPLVGKGGKGHKVTARMVKDRLDRELIGNVSLRVLPTERPDAWEVQGRGELALAILVETMRRELFELTVGKPQVVTKVINGKTHEPVERMTIDSPEEYLGAITQLMATRKGRMETMTNHGSGWVRMEFIVPSRGLIGFRTQFLTDTRGTGIAHSIFEGHEPWFGELRMRNNGSLVADRAGVVTPFAMMGIQERGTLFVEPTTEVYEGMIVGENSRQDDMDINITKEKKLTNMRAASSDTTENLVPPRKLSLEQSLEFCREDECIEVTPETVRIRKVVLDQKERGRTASRAKKA, translated from the coding sequence ATGCCCACGCGCAATGACATCCGCAACGTTGCCATCGTCGCCCACGTCGACCACGGCAAGACCACCCTGGTCGACGCCATGCTGAAGCAGGCCGGCGCCTTCGCCGCCCACCAGCACCTCGACGACCGGATGATGGACTCCAACGATCTGGAGCGCGAGAAGGGCATCACCATTCTCGCGAAGAACACCGCCGTCAAGTACCACCCCAAGGAGGGTGGCGCGCCGATCACGATCAACATCATCGACACCCCCGGCCACGCCGACTTCGGTGGTGAGGTCGAGCGCGGCCTGTCGATGGTCGACGCGGTCGTGCTGCTGGTCGACGCCTCCGAGGGCCCGCTGCCGCAGACCCGCTTCGTGCTCCGCAAGGCCCTGACGGCCAAGCTTCCGGTCATCCTCTGCATCAACAAGACCGACCGCCCGGACTCCCGGATCGACGAGGTCATCAACGAGACCTACGACCTCTTCCTGGACCTCGACGCCACCGAGGACCAGATCGAGTTCCCGATCGTCTACGCCTGTGCGCGTGACGGCGTCGCCTCGATGACCAAGCCGGAGAACGGCACCGTGCCGGCCGACAGCGACTCGCTGGAGCCGTTCTTCTCCACCATCCTGGAGCACGTGCCGGCCCCGACCTACGACGAGGACGCGCCGCTCCAGGCGCACGTCACCAACCTGGACGCCGACAACTTCCTCGGCCGTATCGCGCTCTGCCGGGTCGAGCAGGGCGAGCTGCGCAAGGGCCAGCAGGTCGCGTGGATGAAGCGGGACGGTTCGGTCCAGCAGGTCAAGATCACCGAGCTGCTGATGACCGAGGCGCTCACCCGCAAGCCGGCCGAGGTGGCCGGCCCCGGCGACATCTGCGCCGTCGCGGGCATCCCGGAGATCATGATCGGCGAGACCCTGGCCGACCTGGAGAACCCGGTCGCGCTGCCGCTCATCACCGTGGACGAGCCGGCCATCTCGATGGTCATCGGCACCAACACCTCGCCGCTGGTCGGCAAGGGCGGCAAGGGCCACAAGGTCACCGCCCGCATGGTGAAGGACCGCCTGGACCGCGAGCTGATCGGTAACGTCTCGCTCCGCGTGCTGCCGACCGAGCGTCCGGACGCCTGGGAGGTCCAGGGCCGCGGCGAGCTGGCGCTGGCCATCCTGGTCGAGACCATGCGCCGGGAGCTCTTCGAGCTGACCGTCGGCAAGCCGCAGGTCGTCACCAAGGTCATCAACGGCAAGACCCACGAGCCGGTCGAGCGGATGACCATCGACAGCCCCGAGGAGTACCTCGGCGCGATCACCCAGCTGATGGCGACCCGCAAGGGCCGCATGGAGACCATGACGAACCACGGCTCCGGCTGGGTCCGCATGGAGTTCATCGTCCCGTCGCGCGGCCTGATCGGCTTCCGGACCCAGTTCCTGACCGACACCCGCGGCACCGGCATCGCGCACAGCATCTTCGAGGGCCACGAGCCGTGGTTCGGCGAGCTGCGCATGCGCAACAACGGTTCGCTGGTGGCCGACCGCGCGGGCGTCGTGACGCCGTTCGCGATGATGGGCATCCAGGAGCGCGGCACGCTCTTCGTCGAGCCCACCACCGAGGTGTACGAGGGCATGATCGTCGGCGAGAACTCGCGCCAGGACGACATGGACATCAACATCACCAAGGAGAAGAAGCTCACCAACATGCGTGCGGCTTCCTCCGACACCACCGAGAACCTGGTGCCGCCGCGCAAGCTCTCGCTCGAGCAGTCGCTGGAGTTCTGCCGCGAGGACGAGTGCATCGAGGTGACCCCGGAGACCGTGCGTATCCGTAAGGTCGTCCTGGACCAGAAGGAGCGCGGGCGTACCGCTTCGCGCGCCAAGAAGGCCTGA
- a CDS encoding ABC transporter family substrate-binding protein, protein MRARLPVAAAALLLALGATSGCLGGPGPVARTARTPDPAPPAPAVVTGDVRPPDRAAVRDGGALRWAVDAVPATLNVYQPAATADSALLAHALYPALFRPDAHGEWTPDEDYLTAAEATPPGQLPQVVTYHLAPRAVWSDGTPLSAADFIAQRAALSGLDPAYGAVRPAGYAAIDSIVQGADPHEVKVTFRQPYGEWRALFGPLYPAAETGTAAAFGRPLPGGTAHPTAGPFLVSGYDPAGGRATLVRNPYWWGEPAKADRIDFLATPAEQRGPGLAEGRLDLAPLTTAVDRAGADAAEAVRRAGALPGTTLHRAAGTGLTQLTLNAAREPLTDPALRRALARAVDRRHAADAALTPLGLPAAPLGHHLLTGDQAGYRDNADALGTADPGRMLDAAGWRRPAEGGTRARDGRPLALTLLVPAGSATLRRAADAVAADLGTAGAAVRVAEAPQDAFVRDRLVTGDFDLALFSWPAGPGPAGEQRPVYAKPRPGPDGTPVPGSNYARAGTEEIDRLFDRAAAEPDPDARRALIQETDVRIWQLGHSVPLFQRPELVAVREGLTGAGVWGFTRPRLRDIGWSGPSS, encoded by the coding sequence ATGCGCGCCCGCCTCCCCGTCGCAGCCGCCGCGCTGCTGCTCGCCCTCGGTGCCACCTCCGGCTGCCTCGGCGGCCCCGGCCCGGTCGCCCGCACCGCCCGGACCCCCGACCCCGCGCCGCCCGCGCCCGCGGTCGTCACCGGCGACGTCCGCCCGCCCGACCGGGCCGCCGTCCGCGACGGCGGCGCCCTGCGCTGGGCCGTCGACGCCGTACCGGCCACCCTGAACGTCTACCAGCCCGCCGCCACCGCCGACTCCGCGCTGCTGGCGCACGCCCTCTACCCGGCGCTGTTCCGGCCGGACGCGCACGGCGAGTGGACCCCCGACGAGGACTACCTGACCGCCGCCGAGGCCACCCCGCCCGGACAACTGCCCCAGGTGGTCACCTACCACCTCGCCCCGCGCGCGGTCTGGAGCGACGGCACCCCGCTCTCCGCCGCCGACTTCATCGCCCAGCGGGCCGCGCTGTCCGGCCTGGACCCCGCCTACGGCGCCGTCCGGCCCGCCGGGTACGCGGCCATCGACTCGATCGTCCAGGGCGCCGACCCGCACGAGGTCAAGGTCACCTTCCGGCAGCCCTACGGCGAGTGGCGCGCCCTGTTCGGCCCGCTCTACCCCGCCGCCGAGACCGGCACCGCCGCCGCCTTCGGCCGCCCGCTGCCCGGCGGCACCGCCCACCCGACGGCCGGCCCCTTCCTGGTCTCCGGCTACGACCCGGCCGGCGGACGGGCCACCCTGGTCCGCAACCCGTACTGGTGGGGCGAGCCGGCCAAGGCCGACCGGATCGACTTCCTGGCCACCCCCGCCGAGCAGCGCGGCCCCGGGCTGGCCGAGGGCCGGCTGGACCTCGCCCCGCTGACCACCGCCGTCGACCGCGCCGGAGCGGACGCCGCCGAGGCGGTCCGCCGGGCCGGGGCCCTGCCCGGCACCACCCTGCACCGGGCCGCCGGGACCGGCCTCACCCAGCTGACGCTCAACGCCGCCCGGGAGCCGCTCACCGACCCGGCGCTGCGCCGCGCCCTGGCCCGCGCCGTCGACCGGCGGCACGCCGCCGACGCCGCGCTCACCCCGCTCGGCCTGCCCGCCGCCCCCCTCGGCCACCACCTGCTGACCGGCGACCAGGCGGGCTACCGGGACAACGCCGACGCGCTGGGCACCGCCGACCCCGGGCGGATGCTGGACGCGGCCGGCTGGCGGCGGCCCGCCGAGGGCGGCACCCGGGCCAGGGACGGTCGTCCGCTGGCCCTGACCCTGCTGGTCCCGGCCGGCTCGGCAACCCTCCGGCGGGCGGCCGACGCGGTGGCGGCCGACCTCGGCACGGCCGGGGCGGCCGTCCGGGTGGCCGAGGCCCCGCAGGACGCCTTCGTCCGCGACCGCCTGGTCACCGGGGACTTCGACCTCGCCCTGTTCTCCTGGCCGGCCGGCCCCGGTCCGGCCGGGGAGCAGCGGCCCGTCTACGCCAAGCCCCGCCCCGGCCCGGACGGCACGCCGGTTCCCGGCAGCAACTACGCCCGGGCCGGCACGGAGGAGATCGACCGCCTCTTCGACCGGGCCGCCGCCGAGCCCGACCCGGACGCCCGCCGCGCCCTGATCCAGGAGACCGATGTGCGGATCTGGCAGCTCGGCCACTCGGTGCCGCTGTTCCAGCGCCCCGAACTGGTGGCCGTCCGCGAGGGCCTCACCGGCGCCGGCGTCTGGGGCTTCACCCGCCCGCGGCTGCGGGACATCGGCTGGTCGGGGCCCAGTTCCTAG